One part of the Tenacibaculum sp. 190130A14a genome encodes these proteins:
- a CDS encoding AraC family transcriptional regulator produces MGKKEFKDVPIRTIDHILNEEVSKFEIEQLTGAIFENQIVVAPHRHNFYHIMFIKKGVGEHSIDFKTYKIKPNCMFFVSPGQIHSLKTSRDTEGYVISFDSAFYHLNDNFQKLLDYPFFHSMNNTPMLQLGEKDEKIAVAWDELFEEHKSKAKDNLLRALFEVLLIRVARVYEEPITSNNHIYLTYQLRKLETLIDTYYKTHRKLEDYAKLMHISSKHLNSLCKKSLNKTVMNLIHERILIEAKRLLLFTKNTVTEIAHELGFTDTSYFMRFFKKHTSFTAEMYRNNFAIKG; encoded by the coding sequence ATGGGTAAAAAAGAGTTTAAAGATGTTCCAATTAGAACAATCGATCATATTCTTAATGAAGAAGTTTCAAAGTTTGAAATAGAACAATTAACAGGTGCTATTTTTGAAAATCAAATTGTTGTAGCTCCTCATAGACATAACTTTTATCATATTATGTTTATTAAGAAAGGAGTAGGGGAGCATTCAATAGATTTTAAAACTTATAAAATTAAACCTAATTGCATGTTTTTTGTTTCTCCAGGGCAAATTCATTCATTAAAAACAAGCCGTGATACTGAAGGTTATGTTATTTCTTTTGATTCGGCATTTTATCATTTGAATGATAATTTTCAAAAATTATTAGACTATCCTTTTTTTCACTCGATGAATAATACTCCTATGTTACAGTTAGGAGAGAAAGATGAAAAAATAGCTGTAGCTTGGGATGAGCTTTTCGAGGAACATAAATCTAAGGCAAAGGACAATTTATTAAGAGCATTGTTTGAAGTCTTACTAATACGTGTTGCAAGAGTTTATGAAGAACCTATAACATCTAATAATCACATTTATCTCACCTATCAACTAAGAAAGTTGGAAACCTTGATTGATACTTATTATAAAACTCATAGAAAATTAGAAGATTATGCTAAATTAATGCATATCTCTTCTAAACATTTGAACAGTTTATGTAAAAAATCTCTGAACAAAACAGTTATGAATTTAATTCATGAGCGCATATTAATAGAAGCCAAACGCTTATTACTTTTCACTAAAAATACTGTGACAGAAATTGCACATGAATTAGGTTTTACGGATACTTCTTATTTTATGCGTTTCTTCAAAAAACACACTTCTTTTACTGCAGAAATGTATCGAAATAATTTTGCTATAAAGGGATAA
- a CDS encoding DUF2256 domain-containing protein yields MAQSFKKQYLPSKICECCGRPFTWRKKWKLNWDHVKYCSKRCRSKKQR; encoded by the coding sequence ATGGCTCAATCCTTTAAAAAACAGTATTTACCATCAAAAATTTGCGAATGTTGTGGTAGACCATTTACATGGAGAAAAAAATGGAAACTGAATTGGGACCACGTTAAATATTGTAGTAAAAGATGCAGATCAAAAAAACAGCGGTAG